A genome region from Babesia bigemina genome assembly Bbig001, chromosome : I includes the following:
- a CDS encoding vacuolar sorting protein 9 (VPS9) domain containing protein, putative: MEFPTSMDEDSATELVTISPRDSTAEDIALDDKVGYVVPSFDIANDGNSDDFSGVFSGGASDIADDHLDVTPSNRANDVAHSDFSTVPLGVSPAKYELLDTPAARCEGMSPLPSLISENDNDSQTIVKNLTPYNRFLDRLKHASCVDIIRAVKGVMAMLPGKMSRADAAAVVHNFIDIYTPRLLATAPFASLPDEERAMSAEFFEKFTMQKLYPQCYSMDPKDRIEDERLWIKMRCLDWVEPKHLEVSSSVDVDLLKDAQEQLNHISRFKAPRDKMVAILNCCRLVVHALEGSSNKPASADETLPLLIYVTVRANPHELWSSIEFIQHFRHPSRHIAEEAYGFTLLVSAVEYIKSIGSTTCFKMDPEEFNRLFTAAQEPYLSRLQKLQEAENQVQHSTPAPSGALVGAEDSVLARLKRIAQPALMFKTALFKNLASSEIRETLDLLSGLETYMVDIPLIFKPDDDPAPDSAAILSDWRALTAMRTNALETVGKAKAILSKLAQ; this comes from the exons ATGGAATTCCCTACCTCGATGGACGAGGACTCCGCCACCG AGCTCGTGACCATCAGCCCACGAGATTCCACGGCGGAGGATATCGCATTGGATGACAAAGTTGGCTACGTAGTGCCCAGCTTCGACATTGCAAATGACGGCAACTCGGACGACTTCTCCGGGGTGTTCTCAGGCGGCGCCAGCGACATCGCCGATGACCACCTCGATGTCACCCCTAGCAACCGTGCCAACGATGTCGCGCATTCGGATTTCTCCACAGTCCCGCTGGGCGTGAGTCCCGCCAAGTACGAGCTCCTGGACACCCCTGCTGCGAGGTGTGAGGGCATGTCTCCCCTCCCCTCGCTCATATCGGAAAACGACAACG ATTCCCAAACAATTGTGAAAAACTTGACCCCCTACAACCGGTTCCTGGATCGTTTGAAACATGCGTCCTGTGTCGACATCATTCGCGCCGTGAAGGGGGTGATGGCGATGCTGCCGGGCAAGATGTCTCGAGCCGAtgcggcagctgtggtGCACAACTTCATTGACATCTATACACCCCGCCTGCTGGCTACCGCACCTTTCGCCTCCCTCCCCGACGAAGAGAGGGCGATGTCGGCCGAATTCTTCGAGAAGTTCACCATGCAGAAGCTCTATCCACA GTGCTACAGCATGGATCCCAAAGACCGTATAGAGGACGAACGGCTCTGGATCAAGATGAGGTGCCTGGACTGGGTTGAACCCAAGCATCTCGAAGTGTCGTCATCGGTGGACGTTGATCTTCTGAAGGATGCGCAGGAACAGCTCAACCACATATCGCGTTTTAAGGCGCCGCGCGACAAGATGGTTGCGATTTTGAACTGCTGCAGGCTGGTTGTGCATGCCCTTGAAGGCTCTAG CAACAAACCAGCGTCCGCAGATGAGACTCTACCGCTGCTGATCTATGTCACAGTACGCGCCAACCCCCATGAGTTGTGGTCCTCGATCGAGTTCATCCAGCACTTTCGGCACCCGAGCCGCCACATTGCCGAAGAGGCATACGGCTTCACTCTGCTCGTGTCCGCCGTGGAGTACATCAAGTCCATCGGCTCCACAACGTGCTTCAAGATGGACCCGGAGGAGTTTAACAGGCTGTTCACGGCTGCGCAGGAGCCCTACCTGTCGCGCTTACAGAAACTGCAGGAGGCGGAAAATCAGGTGCAGCACAGCACCCCAGCCCCCTCTGGCGCCCTTGTTGGCGCGGAAGATTCGGTTCTAGCGCGCCTCAAAAGGATCGCGCAGCCGGCGTTAATGTTCAAAACGGCGCTGTTCAAAAACCTGGCGAGCAGCGAGATCCGGGAGACGTTGGACCTGCTGTCCGGGCTGGAGACTTACATGGTGGACATACCGCTCATCTTCAAGCCGGACGACGACCCAGCGCCGGATTCGGCGGCTATCCTGAGCGACTGGCGCGCCCTGACCGCGATGCGCACAAATGCGCTTGAGACTGTCGGCAAGGCGAAGGCAATTCTGTCCAAGCTGGCTCAGTGA
- a CDS encoding WD domain, G-beta repeat containing protein, putative has product MEGSNEMATNSDTEVRKPAGYAKELQMSDGSQDAVSETESGTTKAPLVWTKDIRPLKEDEVLEVAPGCYDMLHTINVDWPCLSFDIMADELGACRVQFPHQCYVVAGTQPDDRSKKEAAVHVMKWSNLSNNEGMELSEDESDDEDSACVLKCSSLRHPGIVNRIRCCPQSNRLVCTMADTGKAHIWDVDAHRARLDQEGSEHHMEKGKPVYTCELHEEEGYAVGWSPTTTGALATGDCAGAIVMWNPVDAGWSHLRYFNAPKSVEDIQWSPVDEHVFASACCDGYVRIHDARAPKDNVKVIRVCDGDITDVNSIAWNPSQTNLLATGDETGAGTVFDLRFSDVHMAKLSWHNQAITSIAWHPTDPAVCIASSRDDSVSIWDLSVESETAAEASDNGQNIPQQLMFLHMGQTEITEVMFHRQIPGVAISTSADGFNIFKCINID; this is encoded by the exons ATGGAAGGATCCAATGAGATGGCAACTAACAGCGACACGGAGGTAAGGAAACCGGCTGGTTACGCCAAGGAGTTGCAGATGTCTGACGGCAGTCAGGATGCCGTATCAGAAACCGAGTCGGGGACTACGAAGGCGCCTCTGGTGTGGACCAAGGACATTCGGCCGCTCAAAGAAG ATGAGGTGCTGGAAGTCGCTCCCGGTTGCTACGATATGCTCCACACCATAAACGTGGACTGGCCCTGCCTTTCGTTCGATATCATGGCGGATGAGCTCGGCGCGTGCCGCGTGCAGTTCCCCCACCAATGCTACGTCGTCGCAGGAACGCAGCCGGACGACAGGTCGAAGAAGGAGGCGGCCGTCCACGTAATGAAGTGGTCCAACCTATCCAACAACGAAGGCATGGAACTTTCGGAGGATGAAAGTGACGACGAGGACTCCGCATGCGTGCTAAagtgcagcagcctgcGCCACCCGGGAATCGTTAATCGCATCAGGTGCTGCCCGCAGTCCAACCGGCTGGTGTGCACCATGGCCGACACGGGCAAAGCGCACATCTGGGACGTCGACGCGCACCGCGCAAGGCTCGACCAGGAGGGATCGGAGCACCACATGGAAAAGGGCAAGCCCGTTTACACCTGCGAGCTGCATGAGGAGGAGGGCTACGCAGTTGGATGGAGCCCCACCACAACCGGCGCTTTGGCCACCGGTGACTGTGCGGGCGCCATCGTTATGTGGAACCCCGTAGACGCCGGTTGGAGCCATCTGCGCTATTTCAACGCGCCCAAGTCCGTGGAAGATATACAGTGGAGCCCTGTGGACGAGCACGTGTTCGCATCGGCGTGCTGTGATGGCTATGTCAG GATACACGACGCGCGAGCGCCGAAGGATAATGTGAAGGTCATACGCGTCTGCGACGGCGACATCACGGACGTCAACTCGATAGCGTGGAACCCGAGCCAAACTAACCTCTTGGCAACGGGGGACGAAACGGGAGCGGGGACGGTATTCGACCTGCGCTTCAGCGACGTGCACATGGCTAAGCTCTCGTGGCAcaaccaggccatcaccagCATCGCGTGGCACCCAACTGACCCGGCGGTGTGCATCGCCAGCTCCAGGGACGACTCCGTCTCCATCTGGGACCTCTCCGTGGAAAGCGAAACGGCGGCCGAAGCCTCGGACAACGGCCAGAACATACCCCAACAGCTCATGTTTTTGCACATGGGGCAAACGGAAATTACCGAAGTCATGTTCCACCGTCAGATACCCGGAGTTGCGATATCGACGTCGGCGGACGGGTTCAACATCTTCAAGTGCATTAACATCGATTGA
- a CDS encoding acyltransferase family protein, putative, whose product MGAVDYARKLARSFVFYSICLVTYLTSVLVITLYVGLVFPVYLWNKPAVVKVTNWMFFTCFNLIGFVFNRSWKCVMLNDLPEDYKKKQRIYMFNHLSSSDPFLVTHIGMKLPLVCTYKDSLHKIPTTRLMMGLSGQLAIKFMYDKANDRKIPVRDSVGKLMKDCKDAMDQGFNLCVYPEGKRSRDGVLQEFKDGFFRFAVEHGVEIQPCAISNSAALWPLKSTFLIGSGLAYINIGKPISPEGKTVEQLKHATRKAIYDALRACPTFNPALETVPELED is encoded by the exons ATGGGGGCCGTCGATTACGCTAGGAAACTAGCGCGGTCGTTTGTTTTCTACTCTATATGTCTGGTCACATACCTGACGTCCGTTCTCGTCATAACGTTATACGTCGGTTTAGTGTTCCCTGTGTACCTATGGAACAAGCCGGCGGTCGTCAAGGTCACAAACTGGATGTTCTTCACCTGCTTTAATCTAA TTGGATTTGTGTTCAACCGCTCATGGAAGTGCGTAATGCTCAACGACCTGCCGGAGGACTATAAGAAGAAGCAGCGCATATACATGTTCAACCACCTCTCGTCCTCTGACCCGTTTTTGGTCACCCACATCGGCATGAAGCTGCCGTTGGTTTGCACGTACAAGGACTCCCTCCACAAGATTCCCACCACACGACTCATGATGGGTCTCAGTGGACAGTTGGCTATTAAGTTCATGTACGACAAGGCGAACGACAGGAAAATACCGGTTCGCGACAGTGTCGGGAAACTGATGAAG GATTGCAAGGATGCCATGGACCAAGGATTCAACTTGTGCGTGTACCCAGAGGGTAAACGCAGCCGGGACGGAGTCTTACAGGAATTCAAGGACGGGTTCTTCAGGTTCGCTGTAGAACACGGCGTGGAGATCCAGCCATGCG CGATCAGCAACTCGGCAGCTCTGTGGCCGCTGAAGAGCACCTTCCTGATCGGTTCGGGTTTGGCTTACATTAACATCGGAAAGCCCATCAGCCCTGAG GGCAAGACTGTAGAGCAACTCAAGCACGCCACTCGCAAGGCTATATACGACGCGCTCAGGGCGTGTCCGACATTCAACCCTGCGTTGGAGACGGTCCCCGAGCTGGAAGACTGA
- a CDS encoding flavoprotein domain containing protein, putative has product MAEHRNLLIGVTGSVAAIKLSEIIDDIKQRAAQNAQRVEIRVVATQSAIKLFKQSIETSGCEILTDDDIESPYTRGDPILHIELRRWADLFVICPLDCNTLAKIANGLCDNLLTDVARCWDFRKPLWVYPCMNPLMYQHPVTAEQISKLQSFGVKVNFGLR; this is encoded by the exons ATGGCAGAGCACCGCAACTTGTTGATTGGCGTTACCGGCAGCGTGGCTGCTATAAAACTATCTGAAATTATAGACGATATCAAACAGCGCGCGGCGCAAAACGCGCAGAGAGTGGAG ATCAGAGTCGTTGCCACTCAGTCCGCTATAAAGCTGTTCAAGCAGTCCATCGAAACCAGTGGCTGCGAGATACTCACCGACGACGATATCGAGTCGCCGTATACACGAGGAGACCCTATACTTCACATAGAG CTGAGGCGCTGGGCAGACCTCTTCGTCATATGCCCACTGGATTGCAATACGCTCGCCAAGATCGCTAACGGTCTCTGCGACAATCTGCTG ACTGATGTGGCCCGATGCTGGGACTTTAGGAAGCCGTTATGGGTTTATCCGTGTATGAACCCCTTAATGTACCAGCATCCAGTTACGGCGGAGCAGATATCTAAACTACAGTCGTTCGGTGTCAAGGTAAATTTTGGTTTGAGATGA
- a CDS encoding gcpE protein, putative, with protein sequence MGIWHLVVYVAAAALTTVEALRRGESALTFVSLTPSQKHVDGGRSLSSADIAGAADGRSRNSLRAAASTKSAPFSDNVYCESVTERVRFPTRAVKVGNVTIGGGNPIALQTMTSSDTNDVEATVDQIIRCQQYGAALVRLTVQSPREARASVIIKEKLLAKGCHIPLVADIHFSPKVALMAAETFDKVRVNPGNYVDGRKDWDEKVYETEAEFKEGAKKIEEVFTPLVEKCKLLKRAIRIGTNHGSLSSRIMSYYGDSPKGMVMSAMEFADICVKNDFHDMVFSMKSSNSFVMVHAYRLLVNEMYKRGWNYPIHLGVTEAGSVDDGRIKSSLGIGALLLDGIGDTIRMSLTEDPWLELAPARKLVNYVESLQQNTKSETKRAVMREDFRDFNNIARRDLEFGDSILKFEEGKSTILNPDGSVGCFVTHEDLADPVTLYKALNVVMQDGLPHRGLKSVDFVYMEDTPMFHDSNGQRVLKELIEGGFQVLAPVDQLQEQPIKFAIGVVDLLKLEEFQKSQSYPNYPHADSRIDFTDKIADLAVRITGHEPDAAIEKLCSIGRGISSKALGSGIPRFIVLDIDPKLNHVETVRRIFGILIKNGSKLPVIHQVDATECFDHEEVVIRVSAALSTHLIDKLGEGLIIKSRLPLSESNDIALSTLQVFNSVNPSIPRLQAARMRSFKTEFISCPSCGRTLFDIQKTTENIKKRVGHLPGVSIAIMGCIVNGIGEMADADFGYVGGAPNKVDLYVKKKLVERNIPHEEACDRLIDLIKRHGKWVDPE encoded by the exons ATGGGTATATGGCACTTAGTAGTTTATGTGGCTGCAGCTGCCCTAACTACCGTAGAAGCGCTGCGCCGTGGCGAATCAGCTCTGACCTTCGTCTCGCTGACGCCATCGCAGAAG CACGTTGACGGAGGAAGGTCGCTGTCTAGCGCTGATATCGCAGGTGCAGCCGATGGAAGGTCACGTAACTCCCTCCGAGCGGCTGCTTCCACCAAGTCCGCACCTT TCAGTGACAATGTTTACTGCGAGTCTGTCACTGAAAGGGTGCGCTTCCCGACACGGGCCGTCAAGGTAGGCAACGTGACCATCGGAGGAGGCAACCCTATCGCACTGCAAACGATGACGTCGAGCGACACCAACGATGTTGAAGCAACTGTGGATCAG ATTATCCGATGCCAGCAGTACGGTGCCGCATTGGTGCGACTCACCGTGCAATCACCCAGAGAAGCCAGAGCGTCAGTGATCATCaaggagaagctgctggcaAAAGGTTGCCACATCCCGCTAGTGGCCGACATCCACTTCAGTCCCAAG GTGGCCCTCATGGCTGCCGAGACGTTCGACAAAGTACGGGTGAATCCAGGTAACTATGTGGATGGGAGGAAGGATTGGGACGAGAAGGTTTACGAGACCGAAGCTGAGTTTAAGGAGGGGGCGAAAAAGATTGAGGAAGTTTTCACTCCACTCGTAGAAAAGtgcaagctgctgaagcgcgCCATTAGGATTGGCACCAACCATGGCTCCCTGTCGTCGCGCATAATGAGTTACTACGGCGACTCCCCCAAGGGCATGGTGATGTCCGCCATGGAGTTCGCCGATATCTGCGTGAAAAACGACTTCCACGACATGGTGTTTTCCATGAAATCGTCCAACTCTTTCGTCATGGTGCACGCGTACCGCCTTTTGGTGAACGAAATGTACAAGCGTGGCTGGAATTACCCCATACACCTCGGCGTGACGGAGGCAGGGTCAG TTGACGACGGCCGCATCAAGAGCTCACTGGGAATCGGGGCGCTGCTTCTGGATGGCATTGGTGACACCATAAGGATGTCGCTGACTGAAGACCCCTGGCTGGAATTAGCGCCGGCTAGGAAGCTGGTCAATTATGTCGAAAGCTTGCAGCAGAACACCAAATCGGAAACCAAAAGAGCAGTTATGCGGGAGGACTTCAGGGACTTCAACAACATCGCCCGCAGAGACCTCGAATTCGGCGATTCCATTTTGAAATTTGAGGAAGGCAAAAGCACCATACTGAATCCAGACGGTTCTGTGGGCTGCTTTGTAACGCACGAGGATCTCGCTGACCCAGTGACACTGTATAAGGCCCTCAACGTCGTCATGCAGGACGGACTACCCCATCGTGGGTTGAAATCCGTAGATTTCGTGTACATGGAGGACACTCCCATGTTCCACGACTCAAATGGGCAGCGAGTGCTGAAGGAGCTCATAGAGGGCGGGTTCCAAGTGCTGGCGCCGGTGGATCAGCTGCAGGAGCAGCCCATAAAGTTCgccattggtgtggttgacCTTTTGAAGCTGGAGGAATTCCAAAAATCCCAATCGTACCCGAACTACCCGCACGCTGACTCACGAATAGATTTCACGGACAAGATCGCTGACTTGGCCGTGAGGATCACCGGGCACGAACCGGACGCCGCCATCGAGAAGCTGTGCAGCATCGGTCGTGGAATCTCGAGCAAGGCGCTTGGCTCAGGAATTCCAAGATTCATTGTTCTAGATATAGACCCTAAATTAAACCACGTAGAAACTGTGCGGCGCATTTTCGGGATTTTGATAAAGAACGGCTCGAAGCTTCCTGTCATTCACCAGGTGGATGCCACCGAGTGCTTCGACCACGAG GAAGTGGTGATCAGGGTCTCCGCCGCATTGTCGACCCATCTAATCGACAAATTAGGAGAGGGACTAATAATAAAATCGCGTCTGCCTCTATCGGAAAGCAACGACATTGCTCTGAGCACTTTGCAGGTATTTAATTCCGTCAACCCTTCCATACCGCGCCTGCAGGCTGCCAGAATGAGGAGCTTCAAAACAGAATTCATATCATGCCCATCATGTGGGCGTACCCTGTTTGATATTCAG AAAACAACCGAGAATATTAAGAAGCGTGTTGGGCATCTGCCTGGTGTCAGCATTGCCATCATGGGTTGCATCGTCAACGGGATCGGCGAGATGGCTGACGCAGACTTCGGATACGTCGGAGGCGCGCCAAACAAG GTTGATCTCTACGTAAAGAAGAAACTGGTGGAGCGGAACATACCACATGAGGAGGCATGTGATCGCTTAATTGATCTCATCAAGCGACATGGAAAATGGGTTGATCCGGAGTGA
- a CDS encoding citrate synthase, putative, which translates to MIGEVLRLSISSKNFNSYVIGSARAHFRRGIPCNGSESGRHYHANRVSSVLRGSAFSECKDGTPAVVNLRSCTIKDMLLTTRREESSSSALTAGSEGTRCERVTKAVDALPAASISSCGYPLARMTGMHPSKRPALNDALRLRHAYSFATHAAAADNVECGPGITALCSKIEELLRVKSEQLVTLRKEFGKVTVGEITVSQVLGGMRDIIGMNCETSLLDANRGITYRGLTIAELLEKLPGATEGNNCPYSEGVMWLLLTGKIPAASETKTLSAELGRRAYVPMHVFKVIDQLPTDVHPMTQYVAAVAALQSESKFRKVYNEKKYCKETAWRLVLDDSLNLIAANPLIVGYIYRRTFVDHTIKDGKGMTYDPELDYAANLAKLIGIDTPEFRDMMRLYIAVHADHEGGNVSAHTAHLIGSALADPYFCFAGALTGLSGPLHGLANQECLSWVNNMVKEMRGQEINVETVTKFAKDTLAKGQVIPGYGHAVLRVEDPRHTAFVKFAHKHFPDDPLVKILDVCLEAIPPVLMATGKIKSPHPNVDCSTGIILSHFGIKEPDMYTVFFGISRAIGILAQLVWARALKMPIERPKSHTLDSLLEMCK; encoded by the coding sequence ATGATCGGTGAAGTTTTGCGCCTGTCGATAAGCTCTAAAAATTTTAACTCCTACGTCATCGGGAGTGCGAGGGCGCACTTCCGACGCGGGATTCCCTGCAATGGGAGTGAATCGGGTCGCCACTACCACGCGAACCGCGTGAGCAGCGTGCTGCGTGGCAGCGCTTTTTCGGAGTGTAAAGATGGTACGCCTGCGGTTGTGAATCTGCGCAGTTGCACTATAAAAGACATGCTTTTAACAACGCGGCGTGAGGaatcctcctcgtcggccCTTACTGCTGGGTCAGAAGGCACACGGTGCGAGCGGGTCACGAAAGCGGTTGACGCGCTCCCAGCAGCGTCAATCAGCTCTTGTGGATACCCGCTCGCGCGCATGACGGGAATGCACCCGTCGAAACGTCCAGCGCTGAACGACGCGCTGAGGCTACGCCATGCTTATAGTTTCGCCACCCAtgcggctgctgcagacAATGTGGAGTGCGGTCCCGGTATTACCGCGCTATGCTCCAAAATCGAGGAGTTGTTGCGCGTGAAGTCGGAGCAGCTCGTGACGCTGCGTAAGGAGTTCGGAAAAGTCACCGTTGGCGAGATTACGGTTTCGCAAGTTTTGGGCGGCATGCGCGACATCATCGGCATGAACTGCGAAACTTCTTTGCTGGACGCCAACCGCGGCATCACCTATCGTGGCCTGACCATTGCGGAGCTGCTTGAGAAGTTGCCTGGCGCAACGGAGGGGAACAATTGCCCGTATTCCGAGGGGGTGATGTGGCTACTCCTGACCGGGAAGATCCCCGCCGCCAGCGAGACCAAGACTCTCTCGGCCGAGCTTGGCAGGCGCGCCTATGTGCCCATGCACGTATTTAAGGTgatcgaccagctgccgaCTGACGTCCATCCCATGACCCAGTACGTggcggccgtggcggcccTGCAGTCGGAATCCAAATTCCGCAAGGTCTACAACGAGAAGAAGTACTGCAAGGAAACAGCCTGGAGGCTTGTTTTGGACGATTCTTTGAATCTGATTGCCGCGAATCCTTTGATTGTCGGCTACATCTACAGGAGAACGTTCGTCGACCACACCATCAAGGACGGCAAGGGGATGACCTATGACCCCGAGCTCGACTACGCCGCGAACCTGGCGAAATTGATCGGAATCGATACCCCGGAGTTCAGGGACATGATGCGTCTATACATTGCGGTGCATGCGGACCATGAGGGTGGGAACGTTTCCGCGCACACCGCCCACCTGATCGGCTCTGCGTTGGCAGACCCCTATTTCTGCTTCGCCGGCGCACTCACCGGATTGTCTGGCCCATTACACGGGCTGGCGAACCAGGAGTGCCTTTCGTGGGTGAACAACATGGTGAAGGAGATGCGCGGTCAGGAAATCAACGTTGAGACCGTGACCAAATTCGCCAAGGATACTCTGGCTAAGGGGCAGGTGATCCCCGGTTACGGGCATGCGGTGCTCCGTGTGGAGGacccccgtcacacagcgtTTGTGAAGTTCGCGCACAAGCATTTCCCCGATGACCCGCTCGTCAAGATCCTCGACGTCTGCCTTGAGGCGATCCCGCCCGTGCTTATGGCGACCGGAAAGATCAAGAGCCCGCATCCAAACGTCGACTGCTCCACCGGCATCATCCTGTCCCACTTCGGCATTAAGGAGCCTGACATGTACACCGTCTTCTTCGGCATATCGAGGGCCATCGGTATATTGGCGCAGCTGGTGTGGGCGCGTGCCCTGAAAATGCCCATCGAGCGTCCCAAATCCCACACACTGGACAGCTTACTTGAGATGTGCAAGTAA
- a CDS encoding flavoprotein domain containing protein, putative, translated as MGIFQSSLSDRLRETKHEINRATRELERQRLKYEREEKSLVQKLKSEAKNGRMQNVRLMAKDLVRNRKLALHYANMKSQMGGIMSQLQNAQSTNMMATSLKNVNKLIAKVSNKTDIAEFQTIIQSLGKESEVINLKLDVMAETLDNSLMDVDSVDEEEKIISQILEELGIDASASIPSVNASTMQESGATVPVQAESVGAKNEVHDSPRATSDDPDSIESRINNLRAKK; from the exons ATGGGGATCTTTCAGAGCAGCCTGAGCGATAGGCTGCGCGAGACCAAGCACGAGATCAACCGTGCCACGAGGGAGCTTGAGCGTCAGCGTCTCAAGTATGAAAGGGAGGAGAAGTCCCTGGTACAGAAGCTGAAGTCGGAGGCCAAAAATGGCCGGATGCAGAACGTCCGCCTCATGGCCAAGGACCTCGTGCGGAACCGCAAGCTGGCGCTGCATTACGCCAACATGAAGTCGCAGATGGGGGGCATCATGAGTCAGCTCCAGAACGCGCAAAGCACGAACATGATGGCCACCAGCCTGAAGAACGTCAACAAACTCATTGCGAAAGTCAGCAACAAGACCGACATAGCGGAATTCCAAACAATCATTCAGTCACTGGGGAAGGAGAGCGAAGTCATCAACCTCAAGCTCGACGTCATGGCGGAGACTTTGGACAACTCGCTAATGG ATGTCGACAGTGTTGACGAAGAGGAGAAGATCATTTCCCAGATTCTGGAGGAGCTGGGAATCGACGCATCCGCCTCTATCCCGTCAGTGAATGCGTCGACCATGCAAGAGTCGGGTGCCACGGTTCCGGTCCAGGCGGAAAGTGTGGGCGCAAAGAATGAAGTGCACGACTCACCCCGCGCCACGTCGGACGATCCGGATAGCATCGAGAGCCGCATCAATAATCTGAGGGCCAAAAAGTAG